A region from the Cryptosporangium arvum DSM 44712 genome encodes:
- a CDS encoding glycosyltransferase family 2 protein: MPVDRSERRVAPQTAGPRDRRSTPRGAPRRAPLVSVVIPTLNEALNLPHVFAALPAGLHEVVLVDGGSTDDTVEVARGLRPDVVVVRQTRTGKGNALASGFAACTGDAIVMIDADGSTDPAEITRFVETLITGADFAKGSRFGPGGHSKDITPLRRVGNEGLNLVVNTLFKTRFTDLCYGYNAFWRRMVPVMDLPSTDLPARADGRKRWGDGFEIETLINIRVADSGVRVKEVSSIEHLRIHGTSNLNTFRDGARVLRTILSEFHRRTVRRRAAARPVPVLAVPGSGWHGQIDALLAAEKSAGRAAEESVPAA, from the coding sequence ATGCCGGTAGACCGCTCCGAGCGCCGCGTCGCACCGCAGACCGCCGGTCCCCGCGACCGCCGCAGCACCCCGCGGGGCGCGCCGCGGCGCGCGCCCCTCGTCAGTGTCGTCATTCCGACGCTGAACGAGGCCTTGAACCTGCCGCACGTGTTCGCGGCGCTGCCGGCCGGCCTGCACGAGGTCGTCCTGGTCGACGGTGGTTCGACCGACGACACCGTCGAGGTCGCCCGCGGGCTGCGGCCCGACGTGGTCGTCGTCCGGCAGACCCGCACGGGCAAGGGCAACGCGCTGGCGAGCGGGTTCGCCGCCTGCACCGGCGACGCGATCGTGATGATCGACGCCGACGGGTCGACCGATCCGGCGGAGATCACCCGGTTCGTCGAGACGCTGATCACCGGGGCCGACTTCGCCAAGGGTTCGCGGTTCGGTCCGGGCGGCCACAGCAAGGACATCACGCCGCTGCGCCGGGTGGGCAACGAAGGGCTGAACCTGGTCGTCAACACGCTGTTCAAGACCCGGTTCACCGACCTCTGCTACGGCTACAACGCCTTCTGGCGGCGGATGGTGCCGGTGATGGACCTGCCCTCCACCGACCTGCCGGCCCGGGCCGACGGCAGGAAGCGGTGGGGCGACGGCTTCGAGATCGAGACGCTCATCAACATCCGGGTGGCCGACAGCGGCGTCCGGGTCAAGGAGGTCTCCAGCATCGAGCACCTGCGCATCCACGGCACCAGCAACCTCAACACGTTCCGGGACGGCGCCCGGGTGCTGCGCACGATCCTCAGCGAGTTCCACCGCCGCACGGTGCGCCGCCGGGCCGCCGCCCGGCCGGTGCCGGTGCTCGCGGTGCCCGGCAGCGGCTGGCACGGGCAGATCGACGCGCTGCTCGCCGCGGAGAAGAGCGCCGGGCGTGCCGCCGAGGAGTCGGTGCCCGCCGCCTGA
- a CDS encoding LodA/GoxA family CTQ-dependent oxidase translates to MATTYRIHPAIGVARLGNSPDAYFVGPERPGERPSPGTFKDEQLRIKRQAARFRIFAHHDDGSTEEITSAQARIGWTVHLANRKATNPAARNDEPDADLVIDPGPRTVEGPDQRAAFDTGVIRFAGQRPATVPLGEVRTEPDGRLLVLGGSGTSASPGGNLVGSLWNPGWYDDAADGPVTATLTLPDGSTPPVEGAWVIVGPPKFAPHQDSVVSLYDRLLSRMVALNLVPAPAATSYTADIYPILQRAADVRWVQSVGRAHGWAHPVTEQRLVDRIVGRLRPAGDMPLLAGDDSALTDVQTAHVARWKSGQYAKDWNGVPAVAAEVTPDGLDRAALEACVGGAFAPGIEAGGENDQPILLSTYTAAFRLDHTTLAPGALTVGMSLPWQDDFSACGQNWWPAPRPNDVFERVGATAAVPWDREVGSGDEMVVHWHTLGFVVPQGDQQVETEHTDAPAITLLTPHLDFADVEQGLLGMIREEVLPIRFSVRTPTTLVLTAPAHPQLTAVVAEVTVDPEQDPTAEFPIAYRTGVAPSAVPTQTFTVTEPSTGRTWPISVDANTVARRPAATALVLDRSGSLTAAGRGTQLRKAAQSLANLLPDGDGVGIVGFAADAEVLQPVLPLDAATRAASLGVLTGPGLDPSGKTSVGDGVSAGQNLLEAATGFGPKALVLLTDGVENAPKPVEDVIGETTDPVHAIEIGPPNSIGVPVLGALAGNTNGTFRTSTDTALGASTMQVLAEVTGSQPVTTANGRLAPGAVRRIPFQLTEADSGIDVLLLTPTPDAVDFRLQTPIGELIEPWQAIAAPSMRFGIAGGVTWYRLALPVQQRPGRFERAGTWHVVITPGRPRTEPAPGTDRSVLRGATATRRTAMAAVPEPAYRSELERAFAVISAPVATQRAAVAPAPGLAYALRVHAWSSLSLLADVTQFEFAPRSPVELSARLTQSGRVLSTGVSVSAEITPPTGAVTRTALTGDGGFFTGNFTVTAAGSYQVRFVAQGKAANGQPFTRERLSSAAAWVGETRPPAEG, encoded by the coding sequence TTGGCGACTACATACCGCATTCATCCGGCGATCGGCGTCGCGCGGCTGGGCAACAGCCCCGACGCCTACTTCGTCGGCCCCGAGCGGCCCGGCGAACGGCCGTCTCCGGGCACGTTCAAGGACGAGCAGTTACGGATCAAACGGCAGGCCGCCCGGTTCCGGATCTTCGCCCACCACGACGACGGGAGCACCGAGGAGATCACCTCGGCGCAGGCCCGGATCGGCTGGACGGTCCACCTGGCCAACCGGAAGGCCACGAACCCCGCGGCGCGCAACGACGAGCCGGACGCCGACCTGGTCATCGACCCGGGCCCGCGCACGGTCGAGGGCCCCGACCAGCGGGCCGCGTTCGACACCGGCGTGATCCGGTTCGCCGGCCAGCGCCCGGCCACCGTGCCGCTGGGTGAGGTCCGCACCGAGCCCGACGGCCGGTTGCTCGTGCTCGGTGGCTCCGGCACGTCCGCCTCGCCGGGCGGCAACCTGGTCGGCTCGCTGTGGAACCCCGGCTGGTACGACGACGCCGCCGACGGCCCGGTCACCGCGACGCTCACGCTGCCCGACGGTTCGACGCCTCCGGTGGAGGGCGCGTGGGTGATCGTCGGGCCGCCGAAGTTCGCCCCGCACCAGGACAGCGTGGTCTCGCTCTACGACCGGCTGCTCTCCCGGATGGTGGCGCTGAACCTCGTCCCGGCCCCGGCGGCGACGTCCTACACCGCCGACATCTACCCGATTCTCCAGCGGGCCGCCGACGTCCGGTGGGTGCAGAGCGTCGGGCGGGCCCACGGCTGGGCGCACCCGGTCACCGAGCAGCGCCTGGTCGACCGGATCGTCGGCCGGCTCCGCCCGGCCGGAGACATGCCGCTGCTGGCCGGGGACGACTCGGCGCTCACCGACGTGCAGACCGCGCACGTCGCCCGGTGGAAGTCCGGTCAGTACGCCAAGGACTGGAACGGCGTGCCCGCGGTGGCCGCCGAGGTGACGCCGGACGGGCTGGACCGCGCGGCGCTCGAGGCCTGCGTCGGCGGGGCGTTCGCGCCCGGCATCGAGGCCGGCGGCGAGAACGACCAGCCGATCCTGCTCTCGACGTACACGGCGGCGTTCCGGCTCGACCACACCACGCTCGCGCCCGGTGCGCTCACCGTCGGCATGTCGCTGCCCTGGCAGGACGACTTCAGCGCGTGCGGCCAGAACTGGTGGCCCGCGCCGCGGCCCAACGACGTCTTCGAGCGGGTCGGCGCGACCGCCGCGGTGCCGTGGGACCGGGAGGTCGGCAGCGGCGACGAGATGGTCGTGCACTGGCACACGCTCGGCTTCGTCGTCCCGCAGGGCGACCAGCAGGTGGAGACCGAGCACACCGACGCCCCGGCGATCACGCTGCTGACCCCGCACCTCGACTTCGCCGACGTCGAACAGGGGCTGCTCGGCATGATCCGGGAGGAGGTGCTCCCGATCCGGTTCTCGGTACGCACACCGACGACGCTGGTGCTCACCGCCCCGGCGCACCCGCAGCTCACCGCGGTGGTCGCCGAGGTCACGGTCGACCCGGAGCAGGACCCGACCGCCGAGTTCCCGATCGCCTACCGCACCGGCGTCGCGCCCTCGGCGGTGCCCACCCAGACCTTCACCGTCACCGAACCCTCCACCGGGCGGACCTGGCCGATCAGCGTCGACGCGAACACGGTGGCCCGGCGTCCGGCCGCGACCGCGCTGGTGCTCGACCGGTCGGGCAGCCTGACCGCCGCCGGCCGAGGCACCCAGCTGCGCAAGGCCGCCCAGTCGCTGGCCAACCTCCTGCCGGACGGCGACGGCGTGGGGATCGTCGGGTTCGCCGCCGACGCCGAGGTGCTCCAGCCGGTGCTCCCGCTCGATGCCGCGACCCGGGCCGCGAGCCTGGGCGTGCTCACCGGCCCGGGCCTCGACCCGAGCGGGAAGACGTCGGTGGGCGACGGGGTGAGCGCCGGGCAGAACCTGCTGGAGGCCGCGACCGGCTTCGGCCCGAAGGCGCTGGTGCTGCTCACCGACGGCGTCGAGAACGCGCCGAAGCCGGTGGAGGACGTCATCGGCGAGACCACCGACCCGGTCCACGCGATCGAGATCGGCCCCCCGAACTCGATCGGGGTGCCGGTGCTCGGCGCGCTGGCCGGCAACACCAACGGGACGTTCCGCACCAGCACCGACACCGCGCTGGGGGCGTCGACGATGCAGGTGCTGGCCGAGGTGACCGGGAGCCAGCCGGTGACCACCGCGAACGGGCGGCTCGCGCCGGGCGCGGTGCGGCGGATCCCGTTCCAGCTCACCGAGGCCGACAGCGGCATCGACGTCCTGCTGCTCACGCCGACGCCGGACGCGGTCGACTTCCGGCTGCAGACGCCGATCGGCGAGCTGATCGAGCCCTGGCAGGCGATCGCGGCCCCGAGCATGCGGTTCGGGATCGCCGGCGGCGTCACCTGGTACCGGCTCGCGCTGCCGGTGCAGCAGCGTCCCGGCCGGTTCGAGCGGGCCGGGACCTGGCACGTCGTGATCACGCCCGGCCGGCCTCGCACCGAGCCGGCGCCGGGCACGGACCGCTCGGTCCTGCGGGGAGCAACGGCCACCCGCCGGACGGCGATGGCGGCCGTACCCGAGCCGGCCTACCGGTCCGAGCTCGAGCGGGCCTTCGCGGTGATCTCCGCCCCGGTGGCGACCCAGCGCGCGGCCGTCGCGCCCGCGCCCGGTCTCGCGTACGCGCTCCGGGTGCACGCCTGGTCGTCGCTGTCGCTGCTGGCCGACGTCACCCAGTTCGAGTTCGCACCCCGGTCCCCGGTGGAGCTCTCGGCGCGGCTGACGCAGTCCGGCCGGGTGCTGAGCACCGGGGTGAGCGTCTCGGCCGAGATCACCCCACCGACCGGCGCCGTGACCCGGACCGCCCTGACCGGGGACGGCGGCTTCTTCACCGGCAACTTCACGGTCACCGCGGCCGGGTCCTACCAGGTGCGCTTCGTCGCCCAGGGCAAGGCGGCCAACGGCCAGCCGTTCACCCGGGAGCGGCTGAGCAGCGCCGCGGCCTGGGTGGGGGAGACGAGGCCGCCGGCGGAGGGCTGA
- a CDS encoding SDR family NAD(P)-dependent oxidoreductase, whose amino-acid sequence MSRFAGRVALVSGGAGGAGASAVRLLAEQGARVIVVDRQEELGRALADEVGGFFARADVGRPDEVRAAVAAGTAALGPPTLLFNHAGTLVVKPFLETTMDDYDFLMDVNVRSMFVMTQAVLPGMLGAGRGAIVCTSSISAVAATPAEVLYDVTKGAVHQFARAVAVEFRDRGIRCNAVCPGFIDTPHGRNEVALLTKYGVDVSDEAIAAAQGRMCTPEEVASAALFLLSDEASFVNGAQLFVDNAFTAV is encoded by the coding sequence GTGAGCCGCTTCGCGGGGCGGGTGGCGCTGGTCTCCGGCGGGGCCGGTGGCGCGGGCGCGTCCGCGGTGCGCCTCCTGGCCGAGCAGGGCGCGCGGGTGATCGTCGTCGACCGCCAGGAAGAGCTCGGCCGGGCCCTGGCCGACGAGGTGGGCGGCTTCTTCGCCCGGGCCGACGTCGGCCGGCCCGACGAGGTCCGGGCCGCCGTCGCCGCGGGCACCGCCGCCCTCGGCCCGCCGACCCTGCTGTTCAACCACGCCGGCACGCTCGTCGTGAAGCCGTTCCTGGAGACCACCATGGACGACTACGACTTCCTGATGGACGTCAACGTGCGCTCGATGTTCGTCATGACCCAGGCGGTGCTGCCCGGGATGCTCGGGGCGGGGCGGGGTGCGATCGTCTGCACCTCGTCGATCTCGGCGGTCGCGGCGACGCCGGCCGAGGTGCTGTACGACGTCACGAAGGGCGCCGTGCACCAGTTCGCCCGGGCCGTCGCGGTGGAGTTCCGCGACCGGGGCATCCGCTGCAACGCGGTCTGCCCCGGTTTCATCGACACCCCGCACGGCCGGAACGAGGTCGCGTTGCTGACGAAGTACGGTGTGGACGTTTCGGACGAGGCCATCGCCGCCGCGCAGGGGCGGATGTGCACCCCGGAAGAGGTCGCCAGTGCGGCGCTCTTCCTGCTCAGCGACGAGGCCTCGTTCGTCAACGGCGCGCAGCTCTTCGTCGACAACGCGTTCACCGCGGTGTGA
- a CDS encoding amino acid permease: protein MASTRRRKPATTEYTDDDRHEDTKALHGMGYAQELERRMSKFSNFAISFSIICIVSGGINSLGQATSGVGGAAIGIGWPIGVLISGVFALGLAQISSAYPTAGGLYHWGSILGNRFTGWLSAWLNLLGLVTVLGAINIGTFYFVFGAFGERLGIEDTLTTRVLFMALITGVQALINHFGIGLTAKLTDLSGYLIFATAIALTIACLVAARDIDVTRLWTFHDYTGGEGSDAVWPKTVGIGMAFLLGLLLPVYTITGYDASAHTSEETVKAAHHVPSGMVSSVLWSGLAGWVMLSAFVLMIPDMDDAARQGWNVFFWAMDERMNSVVRDVLYVLIFVCQFLCGLATVTSVSRMLFAFSRDGGIPGASKVLARVSPRRRVPIGSIWVAATLATLFVWFTSSITIKGTPAYSIVVSCTVIFLFLSFTVPIALGLVAIGGRKWPHMGPWNMGITRYRIVAVLSIVAMALLFFIGVQPPNDYALEITIGFVVLALVIWFAVERRRFQGPPTGDIIAAREGAIRAAEEAVGEKA, encoded by the coding sequence ATGGCATCGACACGTCGCAGAAAACCCGCCACCACGGAATACACCGACGACGACCGGCACGAGGACACCAAGGCGCTCCACGGAATGGGGTACGCCCAGGAGCTCGAGCGCCGGATGAGCAAGTTCTCCAACTTCGCCATCTCGTTCTCGATCATCTGCATCGTCTCGGGCGGCATCAACTCGCTGGGGCAGGCCACGTCCGGCGTCGGCGGGGCCGCGATCGGCATCGGCTGGCCGATCGGCGTGCTCATCTCCGGCGTGTTCGCGTTAGGACTGGCCCAGATCTCATCGGCCTACCCGACCGCGGGCGGGCTCTACCACTGGGGTTCGATCCTCGGGAACCGGTTCACCGGCTGGCTCTCGGCCTGGCTCAACCTGCTCGGCCTGGTCACGGTGCTCGGCGCGATCAACATCGGCACGTTCTACTTCGTGTTCGGCGCCTTCGGCGAGCGCCTCGGCATCGAGGACACGCTGACCACCCGCGTGCTCTTCATGGCCTTGATCACCGGGGTGCAGGCGCTGATCAACCACTTCGGCATCGGCCTGACCGCGAAGCTCACCGACCTGTCCGGCTACCTGATCTTCGCGACCGCGATCGCGCTCACGATCGCGTGCCTGGTCGCCGCCCGCGACATCGACGTGACCCGGCTGTGGACCTTCCACGACTACACCGGCGGTGAAGGCTCCGACGCGGTCTGGCCCAAGACCGTCGGCATCGGCATGGCGTTCCTGCTCGGCCTGCTGCTGCCGGTCTACACGATCACCGGGTACGACGCGTCCGCGCACACGTCCGAGGAGACCGTGAAGGCCGCCCACCACGTGCCGTCGGGCATGGTGTCCTCGGTGCTGTGGTCGGGTCTGGCCGGTTGGGTGATGCTCTCGGCGTTCGTGCTGATGATCCCCGACATGGACGACGCGGCCCGGCAGGGCTGGAACGTCTTCTTCTGGGCCATGGACGAGCGGATGAACAGCGTCGTGCGCGACGTCCTCTACGTGCTGATCTTCGTCTGCCAGTTCCTGTGCGGGCTGGCCACGGTCACCAGCGTCTCCCGGATGCTGTTCGCGTTCTCGCGCGACGGCGGCATCCCCGGGGCCTCGAAGGTCCTGGCCCGGGTGAGCCCCAGGCGGCGGGTCCCGATCGGGTCGATCTGGGTCGCCGCGACGCTGGCCACGCTGTTCGTCTGGTTCACCTCGTCGATCACGATCAAGGGCACGCCCGCCTACTCGATCGTCGTCTCGTGCACGGTGATCTTCCTGTTCCTGTCGTTCACGGTGCCGATCGCGCTCGGCCTGGTCGCGATCGGTGGCCGGAAATGGCCGCACATGGGCCCGTGGAACATGGGGATCACGCGCTACCGGATCGTCGCGGTGCTGTCGATCGTCGCGATGGCGCTGTTGTTCTTCATCGGCGTGCAGCCGCCCAACGACTACGCGCTCGAGATCACGATCGGGTTCGTCGTGCTGGCGCTGGTCATCTGGTTCGCCGTCGAGCGACGCCGGTTCCAGGGCCCGCCGACCGGGGACATCATCGCGGCCCGCGAGGGTGCGATCCGGGCCGCCGAGGAAGCCGTCGGGGAGAAGGCGTGA
- a CDS encoding FadR/GntR family transcriptional regulator produces MPAVKGREGVRSGARRARSFDDVVDRVRGAILAGSIPAGERLPSERELAEQFGVSRATLREALRALEALGLIEIRVGAHGGAFATEGGSGRTADVLRHAFDVEFATRPRHARQYRAAAHADSVTWAVPDQERLERLRAAIERGEAAFLRALAEATGSPVRVAVAVALESGHAAGARPSLEPDDMREVLDLLQRGERDRARALLHQRLGGTA; encoded by the coding sequence ATGCCCGCTGTCAAGGGTCGAGAAGGTGTCCGGTCGGGTGCCCGTCGCGCGCGCTCGTTCGACGACGTGGTGGACCGGGTGCGCGGCGCGATCCTGGCGGGCTCGATCCCCGCCGGTGAACGCCTGCCGAGCGAACGTGAGCTCGCCGAGCAGTTCGGGGTCAGCCGGGCGACGCTCCGCGAGGCGCTGCGCGCGCTGGAGGCGCTCGGGCTGATCGAGATCCGGGTGGGGGCGCACGGGGGCGCGTTCGCCACCGAGGGCGGCTCCGGGCGCACGGCCGACGTGTTGCGCCATGCGTTCGACGTCGAGTTCGCGACCCGGCCCCGCCACGCCCGGCAGTACCGGGCGGCGGCCCACGCCGACAGCGTCACCTGGGCCGTGCCGGACCAGGAGCGGCTCGAGCGGCTGCGTGCGGCGATCGAGCGCGGCGAAGCGGCGTTCCTGCGTGCGCTGGCCGAGGCCACGGGGTCGCCGGTCCGCGTCGCGGTGGCGGTGGCACTCGAGTCCGGCCACGCCGCCGGGGCGCGCCCGTCGCTGGAGCCGGACGACATGCGCGAAGTGCTCGACCTGCTGCAGCGCGGCGAGCGCGACCGGGCCCGCGCGCTGCTGCACCAGCGCCTGGGCGGTACGGCCTAG
- a CDS encoding mycofactocin-coupled SDR family oxidoreductase, protein MGKLDGKVAFITGAARGQGRSHAVTLAKEGADIIAVDLCAPVRSAPYAMATPADLDETVALVEALDRRIVSRVADVRDLAALTAAVQAGVAEFGRLDIILGNAGVCSYGDLATMSVEQFEEMIDIDLTGVWKTVRAGVGAMIDAGHGGSIVLTSSTAGLRNLNAIGHYVAAKHGVTGLAKALANELAPHGIRVNSIHPSNCNTPMLTNDGVAKMFRPDLDHPTFADAGASYGDIHLLDVGWIEPQDVSNLVLFLCSDDARYLTGGAIPVDAGMLAK, encoded by the coding sequence GTGGGCAAGCTGGACGGAAAAGTCGCGTTCATCACCGGCGCCGCGCGCGGTCAGGGTCGGTCGCACGCCGTCACGCTGGCGAAGGAGGGCGCCGACATCATCGCGGTCGACCTCTGCGCCCCGGTCCGCTCGGCGCCCTACGCGATGGCCACCCCGGCCGATCTGGACGAGACCGTCGCGCTCGTCGAGGCCCTAGACCGCCGGATCGTCAGCCGCGTGGCCGACGTCCGCGACCTGGCGGCTCTCACCGCGGCGGTCCAGGCCGGCGTCGCCGAGTTCGGCCGACTCGACATCATCCTCGGCAACGCCGGCGTCTGCAGCTACGGCGACCTGGCCACGATGAGCGTCGAGCAGTTCGAGGAGATGATCGACATCGACCTGACCGGCGTCTGGAAGACCGTCCGCGCGGGCGTCGGCGCGATGATCGACGCCGGCCACGGTGGCTCGATCGTACTGACGAGCTCCACCGCCGGCCTGCGCAACCTCAACGCGATCGGCCATTACGTGGCCGCGAAACACGGGGTCACCGGGCTGGCCAAGGCACTCGCGAACGAGCTCGCACCGCACGGCATCCGGGTCAACTCGATCCACCCGAGCAACTGCAACACCCCGATGCTGACGAACGACGGCGTGGCGAAGATGTTCCGGCCCGACCTCGACCACCCGACGTTCGCGGACGCCGGCGCGAGCTACGGCGACATCCACCTGCTCGACGTCGGATGGATCGAGCCGCAGGACGTCAGCAACCTGGTCCTGTTCCTCTGCTCGGACGACGCGCGGTACCTGACCGGGGGTGCGATCCCCGTCGACGCGGGCATGCTGGCGAAGTGA
- a CDS encoding TetR/AcrR family transcriptional regulator, whose product MPAIRSRRAPTKGDQREQALIDAARVVFRDRPISQVTIDELAGAAGIARSGFYFYFESKQALLAAVVDQGIAEADVEMSEWLAADGLGRAELRRGLAAGLARWKVDGRWLREAFITPDPGPEVAHVRDRLIDQGCNLFSARIERDARAGRALAGPPDLIAQLAVRLRSTMFAEVYADPGGYDEDALLDTLTDAILRLVYGETPTEAPPPPD is encoded by the coding sequence GTGCCAGCCATCAGGAGCCGTCGAGCCCCCACGAAAGGCGACCAGCGCGAGCAGGCTCTGATCGACGCCGCCCGGGTCGTCTTCCGGGACCGGCCGATCAGCCAGGTGACGATCGACGAGCTCGCCGGGGCAGCCGGTATCGCGCGCTCGGGGTTCTACTTCTACTTCGAGTCCAAGCAGGCGCTGCTGGCCGCGGTCGTCGACCAGGGCATCGCCGAGGCCGACGTCGAGATGTCCGAGTGGCTCGCCGCCGACGGGCTCGGCCGGGCCGAGCTGCGCCGGGGTCTGGCCGCGGGGCTCGCGCGCTGGAAGGTCGACGGGCGCTGGCTGCGCGAGGCCTTCATCACGCCCGACCCGGGGCCGGAGGTCGCCCACGTCCGCGACCGGTTGATCGATCAGGGCTGCAACCTGTTCAGCGCACGCATCGAGCGCGACGCGCGCGCCGGCCGGGCACTGGCCGGTCCACCCGACCTGATCGCCCAGCTGGCCGTCCGCCTGCGCAGCACGATGTTCGCCGAGGTCTACGCCGATCCCGGCGGGTACGACGAGGACGCCCTGCTCGACACGCTCACCGACGCGATCCTGCGCCTGGTCTACGGCGAGACCCCCACCGAGGCTCCACCCCCGCCCGACTGA
- a CDS encoding MFS transporter → MSFRTRLALPVACYVVLLVSALQTLVVPVVADIRADLGVSTSAASWVVTANLLAAAVLTPVLGRLGDLYGRRPVMLGVLGVVLAGSVLAAATSSLPLLLAGRVAQAASFGLFPLAIGMLREELPPRRLTGAMALVSGMLSVGAGFGLVVTGLLMRGGGDYHQLFWLATAMAAIGLAGVWLLPRRAGAATGRLDWAGAGLLGLGLVLLILPLEEGNGWGWGSARVIGSLVAAVVVLGAFVLLERRITHPLVSPRMLTYRPIVLANVVGLFLGFAMFAVFLAVSALVQTPPEVAGYGFGASVLAASLVYLLPGTASGVLTAPLGGRLVVRFGAKATLLIAAVLAAAGFGMLAVLHAATWQIVVGALVVNTAVTFGYAALPPLLIANVAPAETGIANGVNSIARSVGMSLGTAFVVTMMTRNPIPGAVPLPREAQFVTTFVVGAVLAAVAAALIAVALPRERAAGLTPAEVAADDVLGAAGLPVPAPR, encoded by the coding sequence ATGTCCTTCCGAACGCGCCTGGCGTTACCCGTCGCCTGCTACGTGGTGTTGCTCGTCTCGGCGCTGCAGACCCTGGTCGTGCCGGTCGTCGCCGACATCCGGGCCGACCTCGGGGTCTCGACCAGCGCGGCCAGCTGGGTGGTCACCGCGAACCTGCTCGCGGCCGCGGTGCTCACCCCGGTGCTCGGCCGGCTCGGGGACCTCTACGGCCGCCGCCCCGTGATGCTCGGCGTGCTGGGCGTCGTGCTGGCCGGCTCGGTGCTCGCCGCCGCCACCTCCAGCCTTCCGCTGCTGCTCGCCGGCCGGGTCGCCCAGGCGGCCAGCTTCGGGCTCTTCCCACTGGCCATCGGCATGCTCCGGGAGGAACTGCCCCCGCGGCGGCTGACCGGGGCGATGGCCCTGGTCAGCGGGATGCTGTCGGTCGGAGCCGGGTTCGGTCTCGTGGTCACCGGCCTGCTGATGCGCGGCGGTGGCGACTACCACCAGCTGTTCTGGCTGGCCACCGCGATGGCGGCGATCGGGCTGGCCGGGGTGTGGCTGCTTCCGCGCCGTGCGGGCGCGGCGACCGGCCGCCTCGACTGGGCCGGCGCGGGGCTCCTCGGCCTCGGCCTCGTGCTGCTGATCCTGCCGCTGGAGGAGGGCAACGGCTGGGGCTGGGGTTCGGCCCGGGTGATCGGTTCGCTGGTCGCCGCGGTCGTCGTGCTCGGTGCGTTCGTGCTCCTCGAGCGGCGGATCACGCATCCGCTGGTCAGCCCGCGGATGCTCACCTACCGCCCGATCGTGCTGGCCAACGTCGTCGGCCTGTTCCTGGGCTTCGCGATGTTCGCGGTGTTCCTGGCCGTGTCCGCCCTGGTGCAGACCCCGCCCGAGGTGGCCGGTTACGGCTTCGGCGCGTCCGTGCTCGCGGCCAGCCTGGTCTACCTGCTGCCGGGCACGGCCAGCGGTGTGCTCACCGCGCCGCTCGGTGGTCGGCTCGTCGTCCGCTTCGGGGCGAAGGCGACGCTGCTGATCGCGGCGGTGCTGGCCGCCGCCGGGTTCGGGATGCTCGCGGTGCTGCACGCGGCCACCTGGCAGATCGTCGTCGGGGCGCTGGTGGTCAACACCGCGGTGACGTTCGGCTACGCGGCGCTGCCCCCGCTGCTGATCGCGAACGTCGCGCCGGCCGAGACCGGCATCGCCAACGGCGTCAACTCGATCGCCCGCTCGGTCGGGATGTCGCTGGGCACCGCGTTCGTCGTCACGATGATGACCCGCAACCCGATCCCCGGGGCGGTGCCGCTTCCGCGCGAGGCGCAGTTCGTCACCACGTTCGTGGTCGGTGCGGTGCTGGCCGCGGTCGCGGCGGCGCTGATCGCCGTGGCGCTGCCCCGGGAGCGCGCGGCCGGGCTCACCCCGGCCGAGGTGGCGGCCGACGACGTGCTCGGGGCGGCCGGACTGCCGGTCCCGGCGCCGCGCTGA
- a CDS encoding SDR family oxidoreductase: MTSTLVIGGSGGVGRVIARRFAERGDDVVITSRDKARADEAAAEVGPRTGTLALDLARPETIEAALAGVTAVDNLVITAVGQAPNTLANLNVPDAIAAVTMKLVGYAETVRVLRDRFTPGAAVVLFGGLAKERPYPGSTVVTTFNAGITGLVRTLAIEIAPHRVNALHSGLIGDSPKWRDVPNPPHADRTPIGRLVTMAEIADATEFLLRNTGMNAHDLYVDGGILVT; the protein is encoded by the coding sequence ATGACCAGCACGCTCGTCATCGGTGGAAGCGGCGGCGTCGGCCGCGTCATCGCCCGGCGGTTCGCCGAGCGCGGCGACGACGTGGTGATCACCAGCCGCGACAAGGCGCGCGCCGACGAGGCCGCGGCCGAGGTCGGGCCCCGCACCGGCACGCTGGCGCTGGACCTGGCCCGGCCGGAGACGATCGAGGCCGCGCTGGCCGGCGTGACCGCGGTCGACAACCTCGTGATCACCGCGGTCGGCCAGGCCCCCAACACGCTCGCGAACCTCAACGTGCCGGACGCGATCGCGGCCGTGACGATGAAGCTCGTCGGCTACGCGGAGACCGTCCGGGTGCTGCGTGACCGCTTCACCCCGGGCGCCGCCGTCGTGCTGTTCGGCGGCCTGGCCAAGGAGCGGCCGTATCCCGGCTCGACCGTCGTCACGACGTTCAACGCCGGCATCACCGGACTGGTGCGCACGCTCGCGATCGAGATCGCGCCGCACCGCGTCAACGCGCTGCACTCCGGGCTGATCGGGGACAGTCCGAAGTGGCGTGACGTGCCGAACCCGCCGCACGCCGACCGGACGCCGATCGGGCGGCTGGTCACGATGGCCGAGATCGCCGACGCGACCGAGTTCCTCCTGCGCAACACCGGCATGAACGCCCACGACCTGTACGTCGACGGTGGCATCCTGGTCACCTGA